The Thunnus thynnus chromosome 24, fThuThy2.1, whole genome shotgun sequence genome window below encodes:
- the atg13 gene encoding autophagy-related protein 13 isoform X3, translating to MDSDLSPQDKRDLDKFIKFFALKTVQVIVQARLGEKICTRSSSSPTGSDWFNLAIKDIPEVTHEAKKALAGQLPGIGRSMCVEISLKTSEGDSMELETWCLEMNENRCDKDIKVSYTVYNRLSVLLKSLLAITRVTPAYKLSRKQGHDYVILYRIYFGEVQLSGLGEGFQTVRVGVVGTPVGTVTLSCAYRTNLAFMSNRQFERSAPIMGIIVDHFVDPPCGSQRPANMGQPCNYRAPDDEEGGQFAGVQDSQEVCTTSFSTSPPSQLYTSRLCYQPPALAGAAELCHPAANPNQLLHAGKEGGVVLVPAQPPHAADAHLTVDHVPNTPGSSGDDDGLTQSGEGRSDGRRDEGRRSVSPSDPVESLNAFTRKVGAFVNKPNTQVTAASLDLPFAEFAPRGLDSEENDPMVQPPDSPPCPSPLQASLHSQGSEGSGQQDDFVMVDFRPAFSKDDLLPMDLGTFYREFQNPPQLASLSLHISSQSMAEDLDSLPEKLAVYEKNIDEFDAFVDMLQ from the exons ATGGACAGTGACCTGAGTCCCCAGGATAAAAGAGACTTGGACAAGTTCATTAAGTTCTTTGCCTTGAAG acTGTCCAGGTGATAGTCCAAGCTCGTCTTGGAGAGAAAATCTGCACTCGCTCCTCATCATCACCTACTGGCTCTGACTGG TTTAATTTGGCCATCAAAGACATCCCAGAGGTGACTCATGAAGCCAAGAAGGCACTGGCTGGCCAGCTTCCAGGCATCGGGCGCTCAATGTGTGTCGAGATCTCCCTGAAGACGTCAGAG gGTGACTCAATGGAGTTAGAGACTTGGTGCCTGGAGATGAATGAAAA TAGGTGCGATAAGGACATCAAGGTGTCGTATACGGTTTACaaccgtctgtctgtccttctgAAGTCTCTGCTGGCCATCACCAGAGTAACACCCGCCTATAAACTGTCCAGAAAGCAGGGACACGACTATGTCATCTTGTACAG GATCTACTTTGGAGAAGTCCAGCTGAGTGGATTAGGGGAAG gTTTTCAGACAGTCCGTGTCGGTGTTGTCGGTACTCCTGTTGGCACAGTCACACTTTCATGTGCCTACCGCACCAACCTGGCATTCATGTCTAACAG ACAGTTTGAGCGGTCAGCTCCCATCATGGGGATCATTGTGGATCACTTTGTGGATCCTCCCTGCGGCAGCCAGCGTCCTGCAAACATGGGACAGCCCTGCAACTACAG AGCTCCGGATGACGAGGAGGGAGGACAGTTTGCAGGAGTTCAGGATTCACAGGAGGTCTGCACCacctccttctccacctcccctccctcGCAG ctgtatACTTCCAGGTTATGCTACCAGCCTCCCGCTCTAGCAGGAGCTGCAGAGCTTTGTCACCCTGCTGCCAATCCAAACCAG CTATTGCATGCTGGGAAGGAGGGCGGGGTTGTGTTAGTTCCTGCCCAGCCTCCTCATGCAGCTGATGCCCATCTGACTGTAGACCATGTCCCCAACACACCTGGCAGCAG TGGTGACGACGACGGCCTGACACAGAGCGGAGAAGGAAGGAGCGATGGAcggagggatgaagggaggagGAGCGTTTCTCCTTCTGACCCTGTAGAGTCTCTCAACGCATTCACGAGGAAAGTGGGAGCCTTTGTCAACAAACCCAACACacag gtaACAGCAGCCAGTCTGGACCTGCCGTTTGCTGAATTTGCTCCTAGAGGCCTGGACTCAGAGGAGAACGATCCCATG gtgcaGCCTCCAGACTCTCCCCCCTGCCCGTCCCCCCTGCAGGCCAGCCTCCACTCTCAGGGCTCCGAGGGATCGGGGCAGCAGGACGACTTCGTCATGGTCGACTTT CGGCCAGCCTTCTCTAAAGACGACCTGTTGCCGATGGATTTGGGCACCTTCTACAGAGAGTTTCAGAACCCTCCACAGCTGGCCAGCCTCTCACTACACATCAGCTCCCAGTCAATGGCTGAAGACCTG gacTCACTGCCAGAGAAACTGGCCGTCTACGAGAAAAACATTGACGAGTTTGACGCTTTTGTGGACATGCTGCAGTAG
- the atg13 gene encoding autophagy-related protein 13 isoform X2, with product MDSDLSPQDKRDLDKFIKFFALKTVQVIVQARLGEKICTRSSSSPTGSDWFNLAIKDIPEVTHEAKKALAGQLPGIGRSMCVEISLKTSEGDSMELETWCLEMNEKCDKDIKVSYTVYNRLSVLLKSLLAITRVTPAYKLSRKQGHDYVILYRIYFGEVQLSGLGEGFQTVRVGVVGTPVGTVTLSCAYRTNLAFMSNRQFERSAPIMGIIVDHFVDPPCGSQRPANMGQPCNYRAPDDEEGGQFAGVQDSQEVCTTSFSTSPPSQCVCTLSPSPSKLSKPLPLDSLQFPLAPGLVTHTLYTSRLCYQPPALAGAAELCHPAANPNQLLHAGKEGGVVLVPAQPPHAADAHLTVDHVPNTPGSSGDDDGLTQSGEGRSDGRRDEGRRSVSPSDPVESLNAFTRKVGAFVNKPNTQVTAASLDLPFAEFAPRGLDSEENDPMVQPPDSPPCPSPLQASLHSQGSEGSGQQDDFVMVDFRPAFSKDDLLPMDLGTFYREFQNPPQLASLSLHISSQSMAEDLDSLPEKLAVYEKNIDEFDAFVDMLQ from the exons ATGGACAGTGACCTGAGTCCCCAGGATAAAAGAGACTTGGACAAGTTCATTAAGTTCTTTGCCTTGAAG acTGTCCAGGTGATAGTCCAAGCTCGTCTTGGAGAGAAAATCTGCACTCGCTCCTCATCATCACCTACTGGCTCTGACTGG TTTAATTTGGCCATCAAAGACATCCCAGAGGTGACTCATGAAGCCAAGAAGGCACTGGCTGGCCAGCTTCCAGGCATCGGGCGCTCAATGTGTGTCGAGATCTCCCTGAAGACGTCAGAG gGTGACTCAATGGAGTTAGAGACTTGGTGCCTGGAGATGAATGAAAA GTGCGATAAGGACATCAAGGTGTCGTATACGGTTTACaaccgtctgtctgtccttctgAAGTCTCTGCTGGCCATCACCAGAGTAACACCCGCCTATAAACTGTCCAGAAAGCAGGGACACGACTATGTCATCTTGTACAG GATCTACTTTGGAGAAGTCCAGCTGAGTGGATTAGGGGAAG gTTTTCAGACAGTCCGTGTCGGTGTTGTCGGTACTCCTGTTGGCACAGTCACACTTTCATGTGCCTACCGCACCAACCTGGCATTCATGTCTAACAG ACAGTTTGAGCGGTCAGCTCCCATCATGGGGATCATTGTGGATCACTTTGTGGATCCTCCCTGCGGCAGCCAGCGTCCTGCAAACATGGGACAGCCCTGCAACTACAG AGCTCCGGATGACGAGGAGGGAGGACAGTTTGCAGGAGTTCAGGATTCACAGGAGGTCTGCACCacctccttctccacctcccctccctcGCAG tgtgtgtgtacactgagTCCTTCTCCCTCTAAACTGTCCAAGCCCCTCCCCCTGGACAGTCTGCAGTTCCCATTGGCTCCTGGACTTGTCACTCACACT ctgtatACTTCCAGGTTATGCTACCAGCCTCCCGCTCTAGCAGGAGCTGCAGAGCTTTGTCACCCTGCTGCCAATCCAAACCAG CTATTGCATGCTGGGAAGGAGGGCGGGGTTGTGTTAGTTCCTGCCCAGCCTCCTCATGCAGCTGATGCCCATCTGACTGTAGACCATGTCCCCAACACACCTGGCAGCAG TGGTGACGACGACGGCCTGACACAGAGCGGAGAAGGAAGGAGCGATGGAcggagggatgaagggaggagGAGCGTTTCTCCTTCTGACCCTGTAGAGTCTCTCAACGCATTCACGAGGAAAGTGGGAGCCTTTGTCAACAAACCCAACACacag gtaACAGCAGCCAGTCTGGACCTGCCGTTTGCTGAATTTGCTCCTAGAGGCCTGGACTCAGAGGAGAACGATCCCATG gtgcaGCCTCCAGACTCTCCCCCCTGCCCGTCCCCCCTGCAGGCCAGCCTCCACTCTCAGGGCTCCGAGGGATCGGGGCAGCAGGACGACTTCGTCATGGTCGACTTT CGGCCAGCCTTCTCTAAAGACGACCTGTTGCCGATGGATTTGGGCACCTTCTACAGAGAGTTTCAGAACCCTCCACAGCTGGCCAGCCTCTCACTACACATCAGCTCCCAGTCAATGGCTGAAGACCTG gacTCACTGCCAGAGAAACTGGCCGTCTACGAGAAAAACATTGACGAGTTTGACGCTTTTGTGGACATGCTGCAGTAG
- the atg13 gene encoding autophagy-related protein 13 isoform X1 yields the protein MDSDLSPQDKRDLDKFIKFFALKTVQVIVQARLGEKICTRSSSSPTGSDWFNLAIKDIPEVTHEAKKALAGQLPGIGRSMCVEISLKTSEGDSMELETWCLEMNENRCDKDIKVSYTVYNRLSVLLKSLLAITRVTPAYKLSRKQGHDYVILYRIYFGEVQLSGLGEGFQTVRVGVVGTPVGTVTLSCAYRTNLAFMSNRQFERSAPIMGIIVDHFVDPPCGSQRPANMGQPCNYRAPDDEEGGQFAGVQDSQEVCTTSFSTSPPSQCVCTLSPSPSKLSKPLPLDSLQFPLAPGLVTHTLYTSRLCYQPPALAGAAELCHPAANPNQLLHAGKEGGVVLVPAQPPHAADAHLTVDHVPNTPGSSGDDDGLTQSGEGRSDGRRDEGRRSVSPSDPVESLNAFTRKVGAFVNKPNTQVTAASLDLPFAEFAPRGLDSEENDPMVQPPDSPPCPSPLQASLHSQGSEGSGQQDDFVMVDFRPAFSKDDLLPMDLGTFYREFQNPPQLASLSLHISSQSMAEDLDSLPEKLAVYEKNIDEFDAFVDMLQ from the exons ATGGACAGTGACCTGAGTCCCCAGGATAAAAGAGACTTGGACAAGTTCATTAAGTTCTTTGCCTTGAAG acTGTCCAGGTGATAGTCCAAGCTCGTCTTGGAGAGAAAATCTGCACTCGCTCCTCATCATCACCTACTGGCTCTGACTGG TTTAATTTGGCCATCAAAGACATCCCAGAGGTGACTCATGAAGCCAAGAAGGCACTGGCTGGCCAGCTTCCAGGCATCGGGCGCTCAATGTGTGTCGAGATCTCCCTGAAGACGTCAGAG gGTGACTCAATGGAGTTAGAGACTTGGTGCCTGGAGATGAATGAAAA TAGGTGCGATAAGGACATCAAGGTGTCGTATACGGTTTACaaccgtctgtctgtccttctgAAGTCTCTGCTGGCCATCACCAGAGTAACACCCGCCTATAAACTGTCCAGAAAGCAGGGACACGACTATGTCATCTTGTACAG GATCTACTTTGGAGAAGTCCAGCTGAGTGGATTAGGGGAAG gTTTTCAGACAGTCCGTGTCGGTGTTGTCGGTACTCCTGTTGGCACAGTCACACTTTCATGTGCCTACCGCACCAACCTGGCATTCATGTCTAACAG ACAGTTTGAGCGGTCAGCTCCCATCATGGGGATCATTGTGGATCACTTTGTGGATCCTCCCTGCGGCAGCCAGCGTCCTGCAAACATGGGACAGCCCTGCAACTACAG AGCTCCGGATGACGAGGAGGGAGGACAGTTTGCAGGAGTTCAGGATTCACAGGAGGTCTGCACCacctccttctccacctcccctccctcGCAG tgtgtgtgtacactgagTCCTTCTCCCTCTAAACTGTCCAAGCCCCTCCCCCTGGACAGTCTGCAGTTCCCATTGGCTCCTGGACTTGTCACTCACACT ctgtatACTTCCAGGTTATGCTACCAGCCTCCCGCTCTAGCAGGAGCTGCAGAGCTTTGTCACCCTGCTGCCAATCCAAACCAG CTATTGCATGCTGGGAAGGAGGGCGGGGTTGTGTTAGTTCCTGCCCAGCCTCCTCATGCAGCTGATGCCCATCTGACTGTAGACCATGTCCCCAACACACCTGGCAGCAG TGGTGACGACGACGGCCTGACACAGAGCGGAGAAGGAAGGAGCGATGGAcggagggatgaagggaggagGAGCGTTTCTCCTTCTGACCCTGTAGAGTCTCTCAACGCATTCACGAGGAAAGTGGGAGCCTTTGTCAACAAACCCAACACacag gtaACAGCAGCCAGTCTGGACCTGCCGTTTGCTGAATTTGCTCCTAGAGGCCTGGACTCAGAGGAGAACGATCCCATG gtgcaGCCTCCAGACTCTCCCCCCTGCCCGTCCCCCCTGCAGGCCAGCCTCCACTCTCAGGGCTCCGAGGGATCGGGGCAGCAGGACGACTTCGTCATGGTCGACTTT CGGCCAGCCTTCTCTAAAGACGACCTGTTGCCGATGGATTTGGGCACCTTCTACAGAGAGTTTCAGAACCCTCCACAGCTGGCCAGCCTCTCACTACACATCAGCTCCCAGTCAATGGCTGAAGACCTG gacTCACTGCCAGAGAAACTGGCCGTCTACGAGAAAAACATTGACGAGTTTGACGCTTTTGTGGACATGCTGCAGTAG
- the harbi1 gene encoding putative nuclease HARBI1: protein MAISIAILDCDLLLHGRGHKTLDRFDLDSVSDNFLLTQFGFPREFILYLVEFLRESLCRRTQRSRAISPEVQVLAALGFYTSGSFQTSMGDTIGISQASMSRCVSNVTRALVEKAPQFITFNRDPSSREQSFQEFQRVAGFPGVLGVLDCVQVAIKAPNSEDSSYVNKKGFHSVGCQLVCDARGLLLSAETHWPGGLKDTDVLERSALHKQLQEISEGWLLGDRRYPLRKWLMTPVDCPESPAEFRYNLAHTATHEIVDRTFRAIQTRFRCLDGTKGYLQYSPERSSSILLACCVLHNASLQSGLDAWTLERTDPLEQPESLEQRPEDRDSQAEDLRKQLILKHFS, encoded by the exons ATGGCGATCTCTATAGCCATCTTGGACTGTGATCTGCTCCTACATGGTCGAGGCCATAAAACCCTGGACCGCTTTGACCTGGACTCTGTCTCAGACAACTTCCTCCTCACACAATTTGGCTTCCCCAGAGAGTTTATCCTGTATCTGGTGGAGTTCCTCAGGGAG TCTCTGTGTAGACGCACCCAACGGTCTCGAGCCATCAGCCCTGAGGTCCAGGTGTTGGCTGCTTTGGGCTTCTACACATCAGGCTCTTTCCAGACGTCTATGGGAGATACTATCGGCATCAGCCAGGCATCAATGTCAAGATGTGTGTCCAATGTGACCAGAGCCCTTGTGGAGAAAGCTCCCCAGTTCATCACATTCAACAG AGATCcctccagcagagagcagtCCTTCCAAGAGTTTCAGAGGGTGGCAGGATTCCCGGGAGTTCTGGGGGTTCTGGACTGTGTTCAG GTTGCTATCAAAGCTCCAAACAGCGAAGACTCGTCATATGTGAACAAGAAGGGGTTTCACTCTGTTGGCTGTCAGCTGGTTTGTGACGCCAGAGGATTGTTACTCAGCGCAGAAACACACTGGCCAGGCGGACTCAAAGACACTGATGTTCTAGAAAGATCTGCTCTCCACAAACAGCTGCAGGAAATTTCAGAGGGCTGGCTGCTGG GTGACCGACGTTATCCTCTAAGGAAGTGGTTGATGACTCCGGTGGATTGCCCAGAATCCCCTGCAGAGTTTCGATATAATCTTGCTCACACTGCTACGCATGAGATAGTGGACAGAACCTTCAGAGCCATCCAGACCAGATTCAGATGTTTAGACGGCACCAAAGGATACCTACAg tACTCTCCAGAGAGGAGTTCGTCCATCCTGCTGGCCTGCTGTGTTCTCCACAACGCCTCCCTGCAGTCTGGATTAGACGCCTGGACTCTGGAGAGGACGGACCCTCTGGAGCAGCCCGAGAGCCTCGAACAGAGACCCGAAGACCGCGACAGCCAAGCAGAGGACCTCCGGAAACAGCTCATACTCAAACATTTCAGCTGA
- the atg13 gene encoding autophagy-related protein 13 isoform X4 gives MDSDLSPQDKRDLDKFIKFFALKTVQVIVQARLGEKICTRSSSSPTGSDWFNLAIKDIPEVTHEAKKALAGQLPGIGRSMCVEISLKTSEGDSMELETWCLEMNEKCDKDIKVSYTVYNRLSVLLKSLLAITRVTPAYKLSRKQGHDYVILYRIYFGEVQLSGLGEGFQTVRVGVVGTPVGTVTLSCAYRTNLAFMSNRQFERSAPIMGIIVDHFVDPPCGSQRPANMGQPCNYRAPDDEEGGQFAGVQDSQEVCTTSFSTSPPSQLYTSRLCYQPPALAGAAELCHPAANPNQLLHAGKEGGVVLVPAQPPHAADAHLTVDHVPNTPGSSGDDDGLTQSGEGRSDGRRDEGRRSVSPSDPVESLNAFTRKVGAFVNKPNTQVTAASLDLPFAEFAPRGLDSEENDPMVQPPDSPPCPSPLQASLHSQGSEGSGQQDDFVMVDFRPAFSKDDLLPMDLGTFYREFQNPPQLASLSLHISSQSMAEDLDSLPEKLAVYEKNIDEFDAFVDMLQ, from the exons ATGGACAGTGACCTGAGTCCCCAGGATAAAAGAGACTTGGACAAGTTCATTAAGTTCTTTGCCTTGAAG acTGTCCAGGTGATAGTCCAAGCTCGTCTTGGAGAGAAAATCTGCACTCGCTCCTCATCATCACCTACTGGCTCTGACTGG TTTAATTTGGCCATCAAAGACATCCCAGAGGTGACTCATGAAGCCAAGAAGGCACTGGCTGGCCAGCTTCCAGGCATCGGGCGCTCAATGTGTGTCGAGATCTCCCTGAAGACGTCAGAG gGTGACTCAATGGAGTTAGAGACTTGGTGCCTGGAGATGAATGAAAA GTGCGATAAGGACATCAAGGTGTCGTATACGGTTTACaaccgtctgtctgtccttctgAAGTCTCTGCTGGCCATCACCAGAGTAACACCCGCCTATAAACTGTCCAGAAAGCAGGGACACGACTATGTCATCTTGTACAG GATCTACTTTGGAGAAGTCCAGCTGAGTGGATTAGGGGAAG gTTTTCAGACAGTCCGTGTCGGTGTTGTCGGTACTCCTGTTGGCACAGTCACACTTTCATGTGCCTACCGCACCAACCTGGCATTCATGTCTAACAG ACAGTTTGAGCGGTCAGCTCCCATCATGGGGATCATTGTGGATCACTTTGTGGATCCTCCCTGCGGCAGCCAGCGTCCTGCAAACATGGGACAGCCCTGCAACTACAG AGCTCCGGATGACGAGGAGGGAGGACAGTTTGCAGGAGTTCAGGATTCACAGGAGGTCTGCACCacctccttctccacctcccctccctcGCAG ctgtatACTTCCAGGTTATGCTACCAGCCTCCCGCTCTAGCAGGAGCTGCAGAGCTTTGTCACCCTGCTGCCAATCCAAACCAG CTATTGCATGCTGGGAAGGAGGGCGGGGTTGTGTTAGTTCCTGCCCAGCCTCCTCATGCAGCTGATGCCCATCTGACTGTAGACCATGTCCCCAACACACCTGGCAGCAG TGGTGACGACGACGGCCTGACACAGAGCGGAGAAGGAAGGAGCGATGGAcggagggatgaagggaggagGAGCGTTTCTCCTTCTGACCCTGTAGAGTCTCTCAACGCATTCACGAGGAAAGTGGGAGCCTTTGTCAACAAACCCAACACacag gtaACAGCAGCCAGTCTGGACCTGCCGTTTGCTGAATTTGCTCCTAGAGGCCTGGACTCAGAGGAGAACGATCCCATG gtgcaGCCTCCAGACTCTCCCCCCTGCCCGTCCCCCCTGCAGGCCAGCCTCCACTCTCAGGGCTCCGAGGGATCGGGGCAGCAGGACGACTTCGTCATGGTCGACTTT CGGCCAGCCTTCTCTAAAGACGACCTGTTGCCGATGGATTTGGGCACCTTCTACAGAGAGTTTCAGAACCCTCCACAGCTGGCCAGCCTCTCACTACACATCAGCTCCCAGTCAATGGCTGAAGACCTG gacTCACTGCCAGAGAAACTGGCCGTCTACGAGAAAAACATTGACGAGTTTGACGCTTTTGTGGACATGCTGCAGTAG